A region from the Corylus avellana chromosome ca7, CavTom2PMs-1.0 genome encodes:
- the LOC132186194 gene encoding laccase-6 — MFNLATSLMLWSSLIISYAYTMHAMAQLPRGSSTSRFYDFKVQTTTITKLCNTKNMVTINGIFPGPVIYAQEDDRIVVKVTNETPYNTTIHWHGVRQRRSCWFDGPSYITQCPIQAGQTFTYDFTLVNQKGTFFWHAHVSWLRATVYGAFVVYPKTGVPYPFKYPQEEHIIILGEYWKEDVVQIERTTAASGGSPPVADAYTINGHPGPNYNCSNNDVYEIDVVPGKTYLLRLISAGLNSENFFAIANHKLTIVEADAEYTKPFTTDRVMLGPGQAINVLVTADQAIGKYSMAMGPYSSAKGAAFQDTLAIAHFKYLGAVTNSVSLPAQLPSVNDNLAVKTIMDGLRSLNPVNVPTKIDTNFFITIGLNVQKCHSKTPNQNCQGINHGVMAASMNNISFIMPKISLLEAYYKKINGSFTEDFPGVPLKFYDFVNGPNNIPNDTQSLNGTRVKILEYGSRVQLILQDTGTVTTENHPIHLHGFSFYVVGYGTGNYNPQAAKFNLVDPPYMNTIGVPVGGWTAIRFVADNPGVWFMHCHLDIHQLWGLGTAFIVKNGKGEVETLPPPPTDFPRC, encoded by the exons ATGTTTAACTTGGCCACCTCACTTATGCTATGGTCAAGCTTAATAATATCTTATGCTTATACTATGCATGCAATGGCACAATTGCCTAGAGGAAGCTCAACCAGCAGGTTCTATGATTTCAAG GTGCAAACCACGACAATCACGAAACTTTGCAATACCAAGAACATGGTCACAATCAACGGAATATTCCCAGGACCTGTAATTTATGCCCAAGAAGATGACAGAATCGTTGTCAAAGTTACAAACGAGACACCATATAACACCACAATCCACTG gCATGGAGTGAGGCAAAGACGGTCGTGTTGGTTTGATGGACCTTCATACATTACACAATGCCCAATTCAGGCGGGCCAAACTTTTACGTATGACTTCACATTGGTGAACCAAAAGGGCACCTTTTTCTGGCATGCTCATGTTTCTTGGCTCCGGGCCACAGTTTATGGTGCCTTTGTAGTTTATCCAAAAACTGGGGTCCCTTACCCATTTAAGTACCCACAGGAAGAGCATATTATAATCCTAG GGGAGTATTGGAAGGAGGATGTGGTACAAATTGAGCGCACCACTGCAGCAAGTGGCGGAAGTCCTCCAGTGGCAGATGCTTATACAATTAATGGTCACCCGGGCCCTAACTACAATTGCTCCAACAAtg ATGTGTACGAAATCGATGTGGTTCCTGGAAAGACATATTTGTTAAGGCTTATTAGCGCAGGCTTAAACTCGGAGAACTTTTTTGCAATCGCTAATCACAAATTAACCATCGTCGAAGCCGACGCCGAGTACACGAAGCCCTTCACCACAGACCGTGTGATGCTCGGACCAGGCCAGGCCATCAACGTCCTTGTCACCGCCGATCAGGCAATAGGAAAATACTCCATGGCCATGGGACCATACAGCTCGGCCAAGGGTGCTGCATTCCAAGATACATTAGCCATAGCCCACTTCAAATACTTAGGTGCAGTAACTAATAGCGTTTCATTACCTGCGCAATTACCAAGTGTTAATGATAATCTCGCCGTTAAGACGATCATGGATGGGCTACGGAGCCTAAATCCGGTTAATGTTCCGACGAAAATCGACACTAACTTCTTCATCACCATCGGACTAAATGTCCAAAAGTGTCACTCCAAGACACCCAATCAAAATTGCCAAGGCATTAATCATGGGGTTATGGCAGCATCCATGAACAATATAAGCTTCATAATGCCTAAGATTTCGCTTTTGGAAGCTTACTACAAAAAGATTAACGGTTCTTTCACTGAGGATTTTCCTGGGGTTCCCCTTAAATTCTATGATTTTGTCAATGGACCTAATAATATTCCTAATGACACACAGTCGTTGAATGGGACTAGGGTGAAGATCCTTGAATATGGGAGCAGGGTGCAACTCATCTTGCAGGACACGGGGACAGTCACCACTGAAAACCACCCAATTCATCTTCATGGCTTTAGCTTTTATGTTGTGGGATATGGAACAGGGAACTATAATCCACAAGCTGCAAAATTCAACTTGGTTGATCCACCTTACATGAACACAATTGGAGTTCCGGTGGGTGGATGGACAGCAATTCGATTTGTCGCTGACAATCCAG GGGTTTGGTTTATGCACTGTCACTTAGACATACATCAATTATGGGGATTAGGAACGGCTTTCATAGTGAAGAATGGGAAAGGGGAGGTGGAGACACTTCCTCCCCCTCCGACAGACTTCCCACGGTGTTAG
- the LOC132186199 gene encoding pyridoxine/pyridoxamine 5'-phosphate oxidase 2 translates to MGTVTGPWKQFLLNALESNAHLKDSSFFQLATIGSNGRPSNRTVVFRGFQGNSDRIQINTDCRTHKIEELKHCPFAEICWYFTDSWEQFRINGKIDIIDSSDPDPNKLQQREKSWFASSLKSRLQYLGPCPGLPCLSEQPDPEFLDPSKGPVGAFCVLILDPDQVDYLNLKSNQRVKFTSGLSVNGEKCWTSEGVNP, encoded by the exons ATGGGAACAGTAACAGGGCCATGGAAGCAGTTTCTTCTCAACGCTCTGGAGTCCAACGCCCACCTGAAGGACTCTTCATTCTTTCAACTT GCAACGATTGGATCAAATGGGAGACCTTCGAATCGCACTGTGGTTTTCag AGGATTTCAAGGAAACAGCGATAGGATCCAAATCAACACTGATTGCCGAACTCACAAG ATTGAAGAGCTTAAGCATTGCCCATTTGCTGAG aTATGTTGGTATTTCACCGACTCTTGGGAGCAATTCCGGATCAATGGCAAAATTGATATAATTGACTCATCAGATCCTGATCCCAATAAACTTCAG CAAAGAGAGAAATCTTGGTTTGCTAGTTCTCTGAAATCAAGACTGCAGTATTTAGGGCCTTGTCCAGGTCTTCCCTGTCTAAGCGAACAGCCAGACCCGGAATTCTTAGATCCTTCTAAAGGTCCAGTTGGTGCATTTTGTGTGCTGATTTTAGATCCAGATCAG GTTGATTACTTGAATTTGAAGAGCAACCAGAGGGTAAAATTTACATCTGGACTGAGTGTTAATGGAGAGAAGTGCTGGACTTCAGAGGGGGTCAATCCATAA
- the LOC132186196 gene encoding transcription repressor MYB5-like: protein MGRAPCCSKVGLHRGPWTPREDTLLTKYIQSHGEGHWRSMPKKAGLLRCGKSCRLRWMNYLRPNIKRGNISPDEDDLIIRLHSLLGNRWSLIAGRLPGRTDNEIKNYWNTHLSKKLRSQGTNPNTHKKLSEDPAQGLKRKNNNKSNGRKQKSKSTTTTANPDHHRRRHHQPEKPKVHLPKPTRVTSFSMRRNESFEHCNTSNVENNIINPWCEFKDGENGAAGFLVGGGGGDDHQDHDHGIVNGSDFDCQSDHIIPTGDNTLEKLYEEYLELLKTEESQVELDAFAESLLI, encoded by the exons atgGGAAGAGCTCCTTGTTGTTCTAAGGTTGGACTCCATAGAGGTCCATGGACCCCTAGAGAAGACACATTACTTACCAAATATATCCAATCTCATGGCGAAGGTCACTGGAGATCTATGCCTAAAAAAGCTg GCCTGCTTAGGTGTGGAAAGAGCTGCAGACTAAGATGGATGAACTACCTAAGACCAAACATAAAGAGAGGGAACATAAGCCCTGATGAGGACGACCTTATTATCCGACTACATTCGCTTCTGGGAAACCGATGGTCTCTCATTGCCGGCAGGCTTCCTGGTCGAACTGATAACGAGATAAAGAATTATTGGAACACCCATCTCAGCAAAAAACTCAGAAGCCAAGGAACCAACCCGAATACCCACAAAAAGTTGTCGGAGGACCCGGCCCAAGgattaaagagaaaaaacaacaacaaaagcaacGGCAGGAAGCAGAAGAGCAAGAGTACTACTACTACAGCAAATCCAGATCATCATCGTCGTCGTCATCATCAGCCAGAGAAGCCAAAGGTTCATCTCCCCAAGCCCACAAGGGTTACTTCTTTTTCGATGCGAAGAAACGAAAGTTTTGAACATTGCAACACGTCAAATGtggaaaataatattattaatccTTGGTGCGAGTTCAAAGATGGTGAAAATGGGGCAGCTGGGTTTCTCGttggtggcggtggtggtgaTGATCATCAAGATCATGATCATGGTATTGTCAACGGCTCAGATTTCGATTGCCAGTCTGATCATATTATACCGACAGGGGATAACACGCTGGAGAAGCTGTATGAGGAATATCTAGAACTACTCAAGACAGAAGAAAGCCAAGTTGAACTCGACGCCTTTGCTGAATCGTTATTGATCTGA